One genomic window of Acidobacteriota bacterium includes the following:
- the fliR gene encoding flagellar biosynthetic protein FliR, whose translation MNEAVPLAAFGVLMVRPGVLIVATPLFGGAFVPPPVRVALTAILGLILVPLVQVPPNLPPLGLAVMVAGEAVVGLALALAVHALIGAAEFAGHVVGFQIGLSYAAIVDPQSGVRNNLIASLYGTLATITFFGINGHLALIRTLVQSYTTLPPGHWGAQDAIAGSVTQLLGIVFVLGTQLSMPVIIALLLVELVMGLVSRAAPALNLMVIGFPVRLSVGLLVLAFGIHVVPEAVARHAPSVLAAAWRLVGAVR comes from the coding sequence GTGAACGAGGCCGTTCCGCTCGCCGCGTTTGGCGTGCTGATGGTCCGGCCCGGTGTCCTCATCGTGGCCACGCCGCTTTTTGGCGGTGCGTTCGTGCCGCCGCCGGTGCGCGTTGCCCTGACGGCGATTCTCGGCCTCATCCTGGTCCCGCTCGTACAGGTGCCACCGAATCTTCCGCCGCTGGGCCTGGCGGTGATGGTCGCGGGCGAGGCGGTGGTCGGGCTTGCGCTCGCACTCGCGGTGCACGCGCTCATCGGGGCCGCGGAATTTGCAGGCCACGTTGTGGGTTTTCAGATCGGCCTGTCGTATGCCGCCATTGTCGATCCCCAGAGCGGCGTGCGCAACAACCTGATCGCGTCGCTCTACGGCACGCTGGCCACCATCACCTTTTTCGGCATCAACGGCCACCTGGCCCTGATCCGCACGCTGGTGCAGTCCTACACGACGCTGCCGCCTGGCCACTGGGGCGCGCAGGACGCCATCGCGGGCAGCGTGACGCAACTGCTGGGGATCGTGTTCGTGCTCGGGACGCAATTGTCCATGCCCGTGATCATCGCGCTGCTGCTGGTCGAACTCGTGATGGGCCTGGTGTCGCGGGCGGCGCCCGCGCTCAACCTCATGGTGATTGGATTTCCCGTGCGCCTGTCGGTCGGGTTGCTGGTGCTCGCGTTCGGGATTCACGTCGTCCCGGAAGCGGTGGCGAGGCATGCGCCGAGCGTGCTCGCGGCCGCATGGCGGCTGGTCGGGGCCGTTCGCTAG
- a CDS encoding EscU/YscU/HrcU family type III secretion system export apparatus switch protein — protein MATDRTEPPSGKRLGDLRKKGQLPLSKDLLQAASFLAAVMVLSGLGSSMAGTLKGAVKHSLVRVGTSPLAPIDGSTIGQMVIDAVVQLVLICGPLACASALSVVAVQVASQKGFVLATEAITFNWGSLNPANGIKRLGLSQGGYELLKAIVVSAALVTIGWQTIHAFVMNGATLARIGVAPAVAAGWEIAMGMFWKVAVVLLALGAADYGYQRWRFKRNNRMTKQEVKDENRQSEGNPETRGRIRRIQRMMFRQRMMAAVPRATVVITNPTHFAMALEYHRGTMPAPRVLAKGKNLVAQRIKAIAREHGVPIVENPPLAQALYKSVDVGDLIPGSLFDAVAEVLAYLIRLKQLIL, from the coding sequence ATGGCGACCGACCGCACCGAACCACCAAGCGGAAAACGCCTGGGCGACCTCCGCAAGAAGGGACAACTCCCTCTTAGCAAGGATCTTTTGCAGGCGGCCTCGTTTCTCGCTGCAGTGATGGTGCTCAGCGGGCTCGGCAGCAGCATGGCTGGGACGCTCAAGGGAGCCGTCAAGCATTCGCTTGTCCGCGTCGGCACCTCGCCCCTGGCGCCGATTGACGGCAGCACGATTGGCCAGATGGTCATCGACGCCGTGGTGCAACTCGTGCTGATCTGCGGTCCGCTGGCGTGCGCGTCAGCCCTCAGTGTCGTGGCCGTCCAGGTGGCGTCGCAGAAAGGATTCGTGCTGGCGACCGAGGCCATCACGTTCAACTGGGGCAGCCTGAATCCGGCCAACGGGATCAAGCGGCTGGGACTTTCGCAGGGCGGCTACGAACTGCTCAAAGCGATAGTGGTGTCGGCCGCACTGGTGACGATCGGCTGGCAGACGATCCACGCCTTCGTGATGAACGGCGCCACGCTGGCGCGCATTGGCGTCGCTCCCGCGGTTGCGGCCGGCTGGGAGATCGCCATGGGGATGTTCTGGAAGGTGGCCGTCGTGTTGCTGGCGCTCGGCGCGGCCGACTACGGCTACCAGCGGTGGAGGTTCAAGCGGAACAACCGCATGACCAAGCAGGAAGTCAAAGACGAGAATCGGCAGTCGGAAGGCAACCCCGAAACCCGGGGGCGGATTCGTCGCATCCAACGCATGATGTTCCGGCAGCGCATGATGGCGGCCGTGCCGCGCGCGACGGTGGTCATCACCAACCCGACCCACTTTGCGATGGCGCTCGAGTACCACCGTGGCACGATGCCCGCGCCACGGGTGCTCGCCAAGGGCAAGAACCTCGTGGCGCAGCGCATCAAGGCGATTGCGCGCGAACACGGTGTGCCCATTGTCGAGAACCCCCCGCTAGCGCAGGCCCTCTACAAGAGCGTCGATGTGGGCGACCTGATTCCAGGCTCGCTGTTCGATGCGGTCGCCGAGGTGCTGGCGTACCTCATCCGCCTGAAGCAGTTGATTCTCTAG
- a CDS encoding MinD/ParA family protein — translation MSASTTSPSHGPVTIAVTSGKGGVGKTNVVVNLAVALARLRHRVVVLDADFGLGNVDVLLGLAPPFHIGHLLTGERTLSEIMVRGPLGIQVIPASSGIRELAALTPRQRKRLTDALQELGDSCDFLLIDTAAGISNNVIETVRGAQLALIVTSVDPTAVVDAYAMLKLLTKHDAGLEIGLVVNDARDVDDARLVHTQLDIASTRFLQRGLQYYGHIVHDQTLRDAVLVQRPVVDHVPQAPSSRCFRTLACRLSGMRHGGPGLRVVSTPRVASPTTPLRMEALRCA, via the coding sequence ATGAGTGCATCGACGACATCTCCGTCGCACGGCCCGGTGACCATCGCCGTGACGAGTGGCAAAGGTGGCGTTGGCAAGACGAACGTCGTCGTCAATCTTGCCGTCGCGCTGGCGCGACTGCGCCACCGGGTGGTCGTGCTCGACGCGGACTTCGGTCTTGGCAACGTCGACGTGCTGCTCGGACTGGCGCCGCCGTTCCACATCGGGCACCTGCTGACCGGCGAACGGACGCTCTCCGAGATCATGGTCCGCGGGCCGCTCGGCATTCAGGTCATCCCGGCCAGTTCGGGCATCCGCGAGCTGGCGGCGCTGACCCCGCGGCAGCGCAAGCGGCTGACCGACGCGCTCCAGGAACTCGGTGACAGTTGCGACTTCCTGCTGATCGATACGGCGGCCGGCATCTCTAACAACGTGATCGAGACCGTGCGCGGCGCCCAGCTGGCGCTCATCGTGACATCGGTTGATCCGACCGCGGTGGTTGATGCCTACGCGATGCTCAAGCTGCTGACCAAACACGACGCCGGCCTGGAGATTGGTCTGGTCGTCAACGACGCCAGGGATGTTGACGATGCCCGGCTTGTCCACACGCAGCTCGACATCGCGTCGACCCGGTTTCTCCAGCGCGGGCTCCAGTACTACGGCCACATCGTCCACGACCAGACGTTGCGGGATGCGGTGCTCGTGCAGCGCCCGGTCGTCGACCACGTGCCGCAGGCGCCGTCGAGCCGCTGCTTCCGGACGCTGGCGTGCCGCCTCTCCGGGATGCGCCACGGCGGTCCTGGTCTTCGCGTGGTGTCGACGCCGCGCGTCGCTTCCCCCACCACGCCCCTCCGAATGGAGGCCCTGCGGTGCGCATGA
- the flhA gene encoding flagellar biosynthesis protein FlhA, with translation MAKRNMAGQMKRVAQMVGPAAIIASVGLMIIPLPPFMLDLLLSVDIGLGVVLLLTAIYVRQPIEFSAFPSLLLLLTMLRLSLNVAGTRLILLNGAEGTGAAGQVIMAFGQFVVGANFVVGIVVFLVLIAIQFLVINHGASRISEVTARFTLDAMPGRQMAIDADLNAGLIDEHEASSRRERIRREADFYGSMDGAIRFTQRDALAALLITFINIVAGLLIGVLQHGLPLKTALTTYTILTVGEGLVTAIPALLVSMSGALVTTRASSESDLGEDVAQQLLSSSRPLAVGAGVLFAIGLVPGLPKLPFWIVAFILAAAAMANRKAIEQKPDAAADVAPPSDSIESAVNVDPLAVEVGYALVSIVDEQQGGTLLSRLKGIRRQIASESGVVVPPVHIADNLQLAPRAYNILVKGIEVARGELYPDRVLAINPGTATGTLDGIQTREPAFGLPAWWINADHRDRASTAGYTVVDATTALSTHVSETIRAFLPDLLGRQQVKEMVDRLAQSAPKLVEDVVPKILSLGEIQRVLRQLLRERVPAKDLATILEAVADVAVVSKDTDLMTEAARAALGRAICKQYQNERGELPTISLAPTLEERLMASLVRTEQGPVLAIDPREAQNLAAKIGRAIESAMAQPVLLCSAGLRPHLWRLFSRVLPHVGVLSHTEVPAHVKVAPVAVLD, from the coding sequence ATGGCAAAACGCAACATGGCAGGCCAGATGAAACGCGTGGCCCAGATGGTGGGCCCGGCAGCCATCATCGCGTCGGTCGGGTTGATGATCATCCCCCTGCCGCCGTTCATGCTCGACCTGCTGCTCTCGGTCGACATCGGGCTCGGCGTCGTGCTGCTGCTGACCGCCATCTACGTCAGGCAGCCCATCGAGTTCTCGGCGTTCCCTTCCCTGCTCCTGTTGCTCACGATGTTGCGATTGTCGCTGAACGTCGCGGGCACCCGCCTCATCCTGCTGAACGGGGCGGAGGGCACCGGCGCGGCCGGCCAGGTCATCATGGCGTTCGGCCAGTTTGTCGTCGGCGCCAATTTTGTTGTCGGTATCGTCGTCTTCCTTGTCCTGATTGCGATCCAGTTTCTCGTCATCAACCACGGCGCCTCGCGCATTTCAGAAGTGACTGCCAGGTTTACCCTGGACGCGATGCCCGGCCGTCAAATGGCGATTGATGCCGACCTGAACGCCGGCCTCATCGACGAGCACGAAGCCAGCTCCCGGCGCGAACGGATTCGCCGTGAAGCAGATTTCTACGGATCAATGGACGGCGCGATCCGGTTCACGCAGCGCGACGCGCTGGCGGCGCTCCTTATCACCTTCATCAACATCGTGGCCGGCCTCCTCATCGGCGTCCTGCAGCACGGACTGCCGCTCAAGACCGCGCTGACGACGTACACGATCCTGACGGTCGGCGAGGGACTGGTGACGGCCATCCCGGCGTTGCTCGTGTCGATGTCGGGCGCGCTGGTGACCACGCGCGCCTCGAGCGAGTCCGACCTGGGCGAAGACGTGGCCCAGCAGTTGTTGAGCAGTTCGCGCCCGCTGGCGGTTGGGGCCGGCGTGCTGTTTGCCATTGGGCTGGTGCCCGGGCTGCCGAAACTTCCATTCTGGATCGTCGCCTTCATCCTCGCCGCGGCGGCGATGGCCAACCGGAAGGCCATCGAACAGAAGCCAGACGCCGCAGCCGACGTCGCTCCTCCATCCGATTCCATCGAGTCGGCCGTCAACGTTGATCCGCTGGCCGTGGAAGTCGGATACGCCCTGGTGTCGATTGTCGACGAGCAGCAGGGCGGAACGCTGCTGTCGCGGTTGAAAGGCATCCGGCGCCAGATCGCCTCCGAGTCGGGCGTGGTGGTGCCGCCGGTACACATCGCGGACAACCTGCAACTGGCTCCGCGCGCCTATAACATTCTGGTCAAAGGCATCGAGGTGGCGCGCGGCGAACTCTACCCTGACCGCGTCCTCGCCATCAACCCGGGGACCGCAACGGGCACACTCGACGGCATCCAGACCCGCGAGCCGGCCTTCGGCCTGCCAGCCTGGTGGATCAACGCAGACCATCGCGATCGCGCGTCAACAGCCGGCTACACGGTGGTTGACGCGACGACCGCCCTGTCGACGCACGTGTCGGAGACGATCCGGGCGTTCCTGCCAGACCTGCTCGGCCGTCAGCAGGTCAAGGAGATGGTCGACCGGTTGGCGCAGTCGGCGCCAAAGCTGGTGGAAGACGTCGTTCCGAAGATCCTGTCGCTGGGCGAAATCCAGCGCGTACTGCGGCAACTGCTACGCGAACGGGTGCCCGCCAAGGATCTCGCCACGATCCTCGAGGCCGTGGCCGATGTCGCCGTCGTCTCCAAGGATACGGACCTGATGACCGAGGCGGCCAGGGCGGCCCTTGGCCGGGCCATCTGCAAGCAGTACCAGAACGAACGCGGCGAACTTCCGACGATTTCTCTGGCTCCGACGCTCGAGGAACGGCTGATGGCGTCGCTGGTCCGAACCGAACAGGGGCCGGTTCTGGCGATCGACCCCAGAGAGGCCCAGAACCTCGCCGCCAAGATCGGCCGGGCGATCGAATCCGCGATGGCACAACCCGTGCTTCTTTGTTCGGCAGGATTGAGACCGCACCTGTGGCGGCTGTTCTCACGAGTTCTGCCACATGTTGGGGTGCTGTCGCATACGGAGGTTCCGGCGCACGTGAAGGTTGCGCCGGTGGCGGTGCTCGACTGA
- a CDS encoding FliA/WhiG family RNA polymerase sigma factor, with amino-acid sequence MNTYAGSQTERDRLVVAHIGLVKAMAQRLARRLPPQVDVADLVSIGVLGLIEAAGRYQASTGVPFDAFARRRVQGAMLDELRGMDTAPRSLRKLRRHVDGTIAQLRLTLGHEPSEAEIASALGMTEEQYGEAFEQLRMLEVAQVRQLDEYGSDHAPLLDVCVDPDEGPEIRLQRRELRALLASAIGELPERERQVIALYYEEELTMAEIGEVLGVCESRVSQLRSLAISRLRSSLKDGLNKSKAH; translated from the coding sequence ATGAACACCTACGCCGGCAGCCAGACTGAGCGCGACCGGCTTGTCGTCGCGCACATCGGACTCGTGAAGGCGATGGCCCAGCGCCTCGCGAGACGGCTCCCTCCCCAGGTGGATGTGGCCGACCTGGTCAGTATCGGCGTGCTTGGGCTGATCGAGGCGGCCGGGCGCTATCAGGCATCAACCGGGGTGCCGTTCGATGCGTTCGCGCGCCGACGCGTGCAGGGCGCCATGCTCGACGAACTGCGGGGCATGGACACGGCGCCCCGTTCGCTGCGCAAGCTGCGCCGCCACGTCGATGGCACCATTGCCCAGCTTCGTTTGACGCTTGGCCACGAGCCATCCGAAGCCGAGATTGCCAGCGCGCTCGGCATGACCGAGGAGCAGTACGGCGAGGCCTTCGAGCAGTTGCGGATGCTCGAGGTCGCGCAGGTGCGGCAACTGGACGAGTACGGCTCCGACCACGCACCCCTGCTCGATGTCTGCGTCGACCCCGACGAGGGGCCGGAAATCAGGCTGCAGCGACGCGAGTTGCGCGCGTTGCTCGCCTCCGCGATTGGCGAGCTGCCCGAACGGGAGCGGCAGGTCATCGCCCTGTATTACGAAGAAGAGCTGACGATGGCGGAGATCGGCGAGGTGCTGGGCGTGTGCGAGTCACGGGTGTCGCAGTTGCGGTCGCTCGCGATTTCGCGGTTGCGGTCGTCACTCAAAGACGGACTCAACAAGAGCAAGGCGCACTGA